The Streptomyces sp. HUAS CB01 genome has a segment encoding these proteins:
- a CDS encoding MarR family winged helix-turn-helix transcriptional regulator, with translation MAAYQREFRDLDPQVEKVVSALGRLNRRMNVAYGRQVAALGISNAEWEVLKTLVLSGTPYRLGPGDLAKRLGLTPAAMTHRIDRMAAEGLVTRDRDESNRVRVIVELTDEGRAKWLEAMRMATAFEEDLLQDLSAEERGVLGEMLIRLLRRVEQAQPDAGGRLTDLD, from the coding sequence ATCGCGGCCTACCAGCGCGAATTCCGCGACCTGGACCCTCAGGTGGAGAAGGTCGTCTCGGCCCTGGGCCGGCTCAACCGCCGGATGAACGTGGCGTACGGCCGTCAGGTCGCGGCGCTGGGCATCAGCAACGCCGAATGGGAGGTCCTCAAGACCCTGGTCCTCTCCGGCACCCCCTACCGTCTGGGCCCCGGCGATCTCGCCAAGCGCCTGGGCCTCACCCCGGCGGCCATGACCCACCGCATCGACCGCATGGCGGCGGAAGGACTCGTCACCAGGGACCGGGACGAGTCGAACCGCGTGCGTGTGATCGTCGAGCTGACCGACGAGGGGCGCGCGAAGTGGCTGGAGGCCATGCGAATGGCGACGGCCTTCGAGGAGGACCTGCTCCAGGACCTCAGCGCCGAGGAACGCGGCGTCCTGGGGGAGATGTTGATCCGCCTCCTGCGGCGCGTGGAACAGGCCCAGCCCGATGCGGGCGGGCG